In one window of Leptospira sp. WS92.C1 DNA:
- a CDS encoding IS256 family transposase, translating into MRAEEKKAHLKVIQVDETQLKKDLSELVRGSVEETLNALLDEEADKLCKASRYERSPDRVDTRAGSYNRNFETKAGKVKLKVPKLRTIPFESAIIDRYKRRESSVEEALMEMYLAGVSVRRVEDITESLWGTKVSPSTISKLNQKVFVQIDEWRIRPLTDEYPYVYLDGLYLKKSWGGEVRNVAILVAIGVNSEGYREVLGSMEGAREDKESWQAFLKHLKDRGLRGVNLIISDKCLGLVESIPYFFPESKWQRCIVHFYRNVFGKAPRSSFKVISQMLKAIHSQENKEEALKKANFVAERLTEMKLKEAAKVISDGIEETLSYMDFPSEHWRKIRTNNPLERIIKEIKRRTKVVGAFPDGKSALMLATARLRHVASTKWGTKKYVDMEKLKELKTLKIMA; encoded by the coding sequence ATGAGGGCAGAAGAAAAAAAAGCACACTTGAAAGTAATCCAAGTGGATGAGACGCAGCTCAAGAAAGACTTGAGCGAACTCGTAAGAGGTTCAGTGGAAGAAACGCTGAACGCTCTCTTAGATGAGGAAGCGGATAAACTCTGCAAAGCCTCGAGGTATGAGAGAAGCCCGGATCGAGTAGATACAAGAGCGGGTTCGTATAATAGAAACTTCGAAACAAAAGCGGGAAAAGTAAAGTTAAAAGTTCCCAAACTAAGAACAATTCCGTTTGAGTCGGCGATCATCGATCGATACAAGCGACGGGAGAGTTCGGTAGAAGAAGCTCTCATGGAGATGTATCTCGCGGGAGTTTCAGTTCGGAGAGTCGAGGACATTACCGAAAGCCTCTGGGGAACCAAGGTCTCACCTTCAACGATCAGCAAACTCAACCAAAAAGTTTTTGTTCAAATCGACGAATGGAGAATCCGTCCGCTTACTGACGAATATCCTTACGTTTACCTGGACGGACTTTACTTGAAGAAGTCTTGGGGTGGAGAAGTTCGTAACGTAGCGATTCTCGTAGCCATAGGGGTTAATTCAGAAGGTTACAGAGAAGTTCTTGGTTCGATGGAAGGAGCCAGAGAAGACAAAGAGAGTTGGCAAGCGTTCCTAAAACATCTTAAGGACCGGGGACTCAGAGGAGTGAACTTAATTATCTCAGACAAATGTTTAGGCTTAGTGGAATCGATTCCTTACTTCTTTCCAGAATCGAAATGGCAGAGGTGTATCGTTCATTTCTACAGGAATGTATTTGGAAAGGCTCCAAGAAGTTCCTTTAAAGTGATTTCACAAATGTTGAAAGCGATTCATTCTCAGGAAAACAAAGAAGAAGCTTTGAAGAAAGCCAACTTTGTCGCCGAGCGCTTGACTGAAATGAAATTGAAGGAAGCAGCTAAAGTCATCTCCGATGGAATCGAAGAAACTCTCTCTTATATGGATTTTCCTTCCGAGCATTGGAGAAAGATCCGAACCAACAATCCATTAGAAAGAATCATCAAAGAGATCAAGAGAAGAACAAAGGTCGTAGGAGCCTTTCCTGATGGGAAGTCCGCTCTCATGTTAGCCACTGCTCGCCTCAGGCATGTTGCATCAACTAAGTGGGGAACAAAAAAGTATGTTGACATGGAGAAGTTAAAAGAGTTAAAAACTTTAAAGATCATGGCTTGA
- a CDS encoding DUF1629 domain-containing protein, whose translation MKKKTTTFYLPFSLEGYELCHPVEPFDFENLILQVNGIPRATAWRPIDAKVIHKDEGRKLSESDAPWLGSHALILRQRAVDVMRGLLDEFGELLPLSCAEAKLYIYNPTRVLDALDVDASSVLRFSDGQLMTVNRYSFKTEVINGVHAFKISDLRASPTFVSEVFVQTWNSAGLRGLDFKKVWSE comes from the coding sequence ATGAAAAAGAAGACCACGACCTTCTATCTGCCGTTCTCGCTAGAAGGATATGAACTTTGCCATCCGGTTGAACCGTTCGACTTTGAGAATCTGATTCTGCAAGTGAATGGAATCCCGCGAGCGACTGCGTGGCGGCCAATTGATGCGAAAGTGATTCATAAGGATGAGGGCAGGAAGCTGTCGGAGTCGGATGCCCCATGGCTCGGATCGCATGCCCTGATTCTGAGACAAAGAGCCGTCGATGTGATGAGGGGGCTGTTGGACGAATTTGGAGAACTGCTTCCACTCTCGTGTGCCGAGGCAAAGCTCTACATATACAACCCTACGCGCGTGCTTGACGCTCTCGACGTGGATGCGTCTTCGGTTCTTCGCTTTAGTGATGGGCAGCTGATGACAGTGAATCGTTACTCATTCAAGACGGAAGTAATCAACGGCGTGCACGCTTTCAAAATATCGGATTTAAGAGCAAGCCCAACATTCGTGAGCGAAGTTTTTGTTCAAACGTGGAACTCCGCTGGGTTACGCGGTCTGGATTTCAAGAAAGTGTGGTCAGAGTGA
- a CDS encoding DUF2247 family protein, which translates to MNLREKVMQERHIPLKFIDRLGKLSWPEVLFGMREGWLSPQSAIDIAVRKLESGSRNPDELKLAGLLKEEITAVHEIVTKLTDAEVDTSSGRSKVTWLRLLMAWLYENRSAIADPFRVIEELYADFEYLAEIRHLVRYNESTRGFENNELAQKQMEDDWAEYVRNISLEQR; encoded by the coding sequence ATGAATTTAAGAGAGAAAGTTATGCAAGAACGCCATATACCGCTCAAATTTATTGATCGGCTCGGAAAACTGAGCTGGCCCGAAGTTCTCTTTGGTATGCGGGAGGGTTGGCTCAGTCCGCAATCCGCTATTGATATCGCCGTTCGAAAGCTCGAATCGGGCAGTCGCAACCCTGACGAACTTAAGCTGGCCGGTTTGCTAAAGGAGGAAATCACCGCGGTTCATGAAATTGTGACGAAGTTGACAGATGCGGAAGTCGACACCAGTTCTGGCCGATCAAAAGTGACTTGGCTCCGCCTTCTCATGGCTTGGCTATATGAGAACCGAAGCGCGATAGCGGATCCGTTTCGCGTAATCGAGGAGCTGTACGCAGACTTTGAGTATCTCGCTGAGATCAGGCACCTTGTCCGATACAACGAATCTACTCGGGGGTTCGAGAACAATGAGTTGGCTCAGAAGCAGATGGAGGACGATTGGGCTGAATACGTTCGCAACATTTCACTTGAACAACGATGA
- a CDS encoding IS481 family transposase, translating to MTTAQKIIKNKVGLLKLAETLGNVSKACNVMGYSRDSFYRFQELYEKGGELALQDLSRRKPNPKNRIEPEKEEAVKKMAIDFPAYGQQRASNELKKQGIIVAPATVRSVWVRHDLETFQKRLKALEAFMAQGDSPVLTESQVQALERRKLEKQVEGEIETEHPGYLGCQDTYYVGTIKGVGRIYQQTFIDSYSKVAMAKLYDRKNALVAADMLNDKVIPWFEEEGLRLLRILTDRGTEYCGNREHHEFQLFLALEDIDHSKTKARHPQSNGICERFHRTIQDEFYAIAFRKKVYSSIEDLQKDLDHWIDSYNNERTHQGKYCFGKTPIQTFLDTKELAKNKYLDNLQFS from the coding sequence ATGACAACGGCACAAAAAATAATCAAGAACAAGGTAGGTCTTTTGAAGTTAGCAGAGACCTTAGGGAACGTCTCAAAGGCGTGTAACGTAATGGGCTATTCACGGGATAGTTTCTATCGTTTTCAAGAGTTATATGAGAAAGGAGGCGAACTCGCTCTCCAGGATCTGAGTAGACGTAAACCGAATCCTAAAAATCGTATCGAACCTGAAAAAGAAGAAGCGGTAAAAAAAATGGCGATCGACTTTCCTGCTTACGGTCAACAGAGAGCATCGAATGAATTGAAAAAACAAGGAATCATAGTAGCACCTGCGACCGTTCGTAGTGTATGGGTTCGTCACGATCTGGAGACCTTTCAAAAAAGACTGAAGGCTTTAGAGGCGTTCATGGCTCAAGGAGATTCTCCCGTATTAACCGAATCCCAAGTGCAGGCATTGGAAAGAAGAAAATTAGAAAAGCAAGTTGAAGGTGAGATAGAAACAGAACACCCAGGATACTTAGGATGTCAAGATACGTATTACGTGGGCACAATCAAAGGCGTAGGAAGGATTTACCAACAGACCTTTATCGATTCCTATTCTAAAGTGGCGATGGCAAAACTTTACGATAGAAAAAATGCTTTAGTAGCAGCCGATATGTTAAACGACAAAGTGATTCCTTGGTTCGAAGAAGAAGGCCTTCGCTTGTTGAGAATTTTAACGGATAGAGGGACCGAGTATTGCGGAAATAGAGAACACCATGAATTTCAGTTGTTCCTTGCTTTGGAAGATATAGACCATTCAAAAACAAAAGCAAGGCATCCTCAATCTAATGGAATTTGTGAAAGATTTCACCGAACCATTCAAGACGAATTTTATGCCATTGCTTTCAGGAAAAAGGTATACAGCTCGATTGAAGATTTGCAAAAAGATTTGGATCACTGGATCGATTCTTATAATAACGAACGAACCCATCAAGGCAAGTATTGTTTTGGTAAAACTCCGATACAGACTTTTCTTGACACGAAGGAATTAGCTAAGAATAAGTATCTCGACAACTTACAATTTTCGTAA
- a CDS encoding amidohydrolase family protein has translation MLPCCHHILSSNERSSHPSSFPWKHPDNLPPLRDEEFPSHIPLLEKYGLPFIIDIHSHFFPEYVMKRIWKWFDGVNWEIAYRENEVQRMESLSKNRIRYFTTLNYAHKERMAEGLNRWVFETHKNTEGAILFGTFFPEEACLDYTKRAVDEYGFRGFKLHCEVGRLDLTRSDLSSTFAYLEKRKIPLVIHSGDAPLPGPYTNIRYFKTFIERYPELKVIVAHMGASEVWEYAELLEMYPELRLDTTMVFVDFLATGMEQDPYLKIIERYPDRVHFGSDFPNIPYALSHPICNLLNSPLSDEVKRNVMLHNSARLFGISL, from the coding sequence ATGCTACCTTGTTGTCATCATATTCTTTCCTCAAACGAACGCTCATCGCACCCATCGTCCTTTCCTTGGAAACATCCGGACAATTTACCTCCTTTGCGGGATGAAGAATTTCCCTCTCATATCCCTCTTTTGGAAAAATACGGACTTCCGTTTATCATCGATATTCATTCTCATTTCTTTCCAGAATACGTGATGAAACGGATCTGGAAATGGTTTGACGGAGTAAACTGGGAGATCGCGTATCGAGAAAACGAAGTTCAGAGAATGGAATCGCTTTCTAAGAATCGGATCCGTTATTTCACAACCTTGAATTACGCTCATAAGGAAAGAATGGCGGAAGGTTTAAATCGCTGGGTGTTTGAAACACATAAAAATACGGAAGGTGCGATTCTGTTCGGAACTTTTTTTCCCGAAGAAGCTTGTTTGGATTATACAAAACGCGCCGTGGATGAATACGGTTTTCGCGGATTTAAACTTCACTGCGAAGTGGGGAGACTGGATCTGACGAGGTCAGACCTTTCCTCAACATTCGCTTATTTGGAAAAAAGAAAAATTCCTCTTGTAATTCATTCCGGAGACGCGCCTCTTCCGGGACCCTATACAAATATTAGATACTTTAAAACTTTTATCGAACGTTATCCGGAATTGAAGGTGATCGTCGCCCATATGGGAGCTTCCGAGGTCTGGGAATATGCCGAACTTCTCGAAATGTATCCCGAACTGAGATTGGACACCACTATGGTTTTTGTGGATTTTTTAGCCACTGGAATGGAGCAGGATCCTTATTTAAAAATTATCGAACGTTATCCGGATCGGGTTCACTTCGGTTCCGACTTTCCGAACATTCCGTATGCGCTCAGTCATCCGATTTGTAATCTTCTAAATTCTCCGCTTAGCGACGAAGTAAAAAGAAATGTAATGCTTCACAACAGCGCTCGACTTTTCGGGATTTCTCTCTGA
- a CDS encoding MXAN_6521/LA_1396 family lipoprotein has protein sequence MIKNSIFITTLVFITVNCTVKYVKSGPNWEKDLKTFKRLAVQISPESESGISEKKLAAKIAENYLSHHKEFIIYPYRTGSTVCGGFDKKVQGVLQLKIREKETPNKVELSALGKVIPCSKVEVVWEGLAENSYSKNTEENQSLIKTYTQLYGESVAGKVNPYFFLLQSLLEKLDSPILTEDEKDEKIEVESR, from the coding sequence ATGATCAAAAATTCCATCTTCATTACAACGTTAGTCTTCATCACGGTAAACTGTACGGTAAAATACGTTAAATCCGGACCCAATTGGGAAAAAGATCTAAAAACATTTAAAAGACTCGCGGTGCAGATCTCCCCGGAAAGTGAATCCGGAATTTCCGAAAAAAAATTAGCCGCAAAAATCGCGGAAAATTATCTTTCACACCATAAGGAATTCATTATATATCCGTATCGTACCGGAAGCACAGTTTGCGGAGGGTTCGATAAAAAAGTACAAGGTGTGCTTCAATTAAAGATTCGCGAAAAAGAAACCCCAAACAAAGTGGAATTGTCCGCACTTGGAAAAGTAATTCCTTGCTCGAAAGTAGAAGTTGTTTGGGAAGGGTTGGCTGAAAATTCGTATTCAAAAAACACGGAAGAAAATCAATCCCTGATCAAGACGTATACTCAGCTCTACGGAGAAAGTGTCGCAGGAAAGGTGAATCCTTATTTCTTTTTATTACAAAGTCTTTTGGAAAAATTGGACAGTCCGATTTTGACCGAAGACGAAAAAGACGAAAAGATCGAAGTAGAATCCAGATAA
- a CDS encoding RND family transporter, whose product MRKLLSKLTDSILLNPIRSSGVLAVLLLLSLWQASKLTVNSNNLDLLPKDNPSVVKTQKVIEMIGGNGFYILSLKFKDEKGMTEHLVKAFAARKKGDHETAEKELKEAEQVKQQNRSYYKERENAIKNASDLLNERLLKEKEYVQYISYRYNVSFLQDRLPLFLKTEDLLEVRKRVKRKIDEEVERANPFFIKLTDEEYNPDFTDILTKYQKLAKRDIFDEYNISPDKGMLIFLIKPAGSFTNIEFNISLDKKIKDVVAELALDKKGVLVGYTGTYRLHLDDYETLMAALKPIAIASFIGIGLLLLVFFRNPLFILILLVSLLSGILFSFGLTTVVIGQLNSVTSIIASILMGLGIDYGIQFLYRFREEYTREQDMLRSIKDTIYHTGIASFISALTTTSAFVVLAFSEFRGFSEFGIIATYGILIIAVSMYGVTALQITLLFRLFPSLKSKFILSTKEQTTSPFLYRFYKKPGLLTLVVIVIVFAISAFSPQIQFNYNGRDLMVDNLDSVNLYDEIGDRFDISSDPQVIVVDTLEESEAVFDYMTPVPDEIAGSVDQVVSLWNFVPTKGQQRANLKVIKQLQTDMKPVKAGFLKPEQRKYLPVAKKYLSVKEYSLSDVPTYFSTQFKEVKGSKEKGHLVFIYPKVALWHGQKLLKFFDAVGELHYPKLSRRVLNTLLYESNGNVTVDPVKDKWSPSEQRLIVKALNTYSESQLKNLGLLNGTIDFIQKTKPFISLEQARSYKYVSNTAGSLILFANLIKIVQREGVAAFLITLVLVVIVLVLFFRGIIPALISLIPLVLGIFVTLGIMAAFKIQLNFMNVLVFPVIVGYGIQNGIYIYYRFREDHDVVRAMSMVGPAIIASTLTTLVGWSSLLIADQKGLKSIGVVASIGIASSLLIALTLVPAVLEMVYRSRKEEEAESKPIGFEEEETDFSEIEIKTNSHLSHSPKKKAAKKKTSASKKTVSKKKKG is encoded by the coding sequence ATGAGAAAGCTTCTTTCCAAACTCACAGACTCTATTCTTCTCAATCCCATTCGCTCCTCCGGAGTGCTTGCGGTGTTATTACTTTTGTCTCTCTGGCAAGCGTCCAAACTCACGGTCAACAGTAACAACTTAGATCTGCTTCCAAAGGACAATCCTTCCGTAGTCAAAACGCAGAAGGTTATAGAGATGATCGGAGGCAACGGATTTTACATCCTGAGTCTTAAGTTCAAAGACGAAAAGGGTATGACGGAACACTTGGTCAAAGCGTTTGCCGCAAGAAAAAAAGGCGATCACGAGACCGCGGAAAAAGAGCTGAAAGAAGCCGAACAAGTAAAACAACAAAATAGATCGTATTACAAAGAAAGAGAAAACGCGATCAAAAACGCGTCCGATCTTTTAAACGAAAGACTGCTAAAAGAAAAAGAATACGTTCAATATATCTCATACAGATATAACGTTTCCTTTTTACAAGACCGCCTTCCCCTCTTTCTAAAAACCGAAGATCTCTTGGAAGTCCGCAAACGAGTCAAACGAAAGATCGATGAAGAAGTGGAAAGAGCCAATCCTTTTTTTATCAAACTGACGGACGAAGAATACAATCCCGACTTTACGGACATTCTTACTAAATATCAAAAACTTGCCAAAAGAGATATATTCGACGAATATAATATTTCTCCGGATAAGGGGATGTTGATCTTTTTGATCAAACCGGCAGGTTCTTTTACCAACATAGAATTTAATATCTCTTTGGATAAAAAAATCAAAGACGTGGTCGCCGAACTCGCTTTGGATAAAAAAGGGGTTTTAGTCGGTTATACGGGAACGTATCGACTTCACCTCGACGACTACGAGACTTTGATGGCGGCGCTCAAACCGATCGCGATTGCTTCCTTTATCGGAATCGGATTATTACTTCTCGTCTTTTTCAGAAACCCGCTTTTTATTTTGATTCTTCTCGTATCTCTTCTTTCTGGAATTTTATTTTCTTTCGGATTGACCACGGTCGTGATCGGACAATTGAACTCTGTGACGAGTATCATTGCTTCGATTCTCATGGGACTTGGAATCGACTACGGAATTCAATTTTTATATCGCTTTCGGGAAGAATACACTCGCGAGCAAGACATGTTACGTTCGATCAAGGACACGATCTATCATACTGGAATCGCGTCTTTTATTTCCGCTTTGACCACCACTTCCGCATTCGTAGTTCTCGCGTTTTCGGAGTTTAGAGGTTTTAGCGAATTCGGAATTATAGCCACTTACGGAATTCTCATCATCGCGGTTTCCATGTATGGAGTGACCGCTCTACAGATTACCCTTTTGTTCCGATTGTTTCCCTCGCTCAAAAGCAAATTCATCCTTTCCACAAAAGAGCAAACGACATCTCCTTTTCTTTACAGATTCTATAAAAAGCCGGGTCTATTAACGTTAGTTGTCATCGTAATTGTATTTGCGATATCCGCGTTTAGTCCTCAGATTCAATTTAATTACAACGGCCGAGATCTGATGGTGGACAATTTGGATTCAGTCAATCTCTACGACGAAATCGGAGACAGATTTGACATCAGCTCGGATCCGCAAGTGATCGTGGTCGATACTCTGGAGGAATCCGAAGCCGTATTTGACTATATGACGCCCGTTCCTGATGAGATCGCCGGCTCGGTGGATCAAGTCGTCTCTCTCTGGAACTTCGTTCCCACAAAAGGACAACAAAGAGCCAATCTAAAAGTGATCAAACAGCTGCAAACGGATATGAAACCCGTAAAAGCCGGGTTCTTAAAACCGGAACAAAGAAAGTATCTGCCGGTCGCAAAAAAATATCTGAGTGTAAAGGAATATTCTCTTTCCGACGTTCCTACTTACTTCAGCACGCAGTTTAAGGAAGTAAAAGGTTCCAAAGAAAAAGGACATCTCGTTTTTATCTATCCGAAAGTAGCATTATGGCACGGACAAAAACTCTTGAAATTTTTTGACGCAGTCGGAGAGTTACACTATCCAAAACTCTCCAGACGAGTTTTAAACACTCTCCTTTACGAATCAAACGGAAACGTTACCGTAGACCCCGTCAAAGACAAATGGAGCCCAAGCGAGCAGCGCCTGATCGTAAAGGCTCTCAATACGTATTCCGAATCGCAACTTAAGAATCTTGGTTTATTGAACGGAACGATCGATTTTATCCAAAAGACAAAACCGTTTATCTCATTGGAACAGGCGAGATCGTATAAGTATGTTTCCAACACTGCCGGAAGTTTGATCCTATTTGCAAATCTTATCAAGATTGTACAAAGAGAAGGTGTCGCCGCGTTTCTCATCACTTTGGTTCTTGTAGTAATCGTTCTGGTTTTATTCTTTCGGGGAATCATTCCCGCGTTGATTTCATTGATCCCGCTCGTTCTCGGAATTTTTGTAACTCTGGGAATCATGGCCGCGTTTAAGATCCAACTCAACTTTATGAACGTACTTGTATTTCCGGTTATCGTAGGTTATGGAATTCAAAACGGAATTTACATCTACTATCGATTTCGAGAGGATCACGACGTCGTTCGTGCGATGTCCATGGTCGGTCCCGCAATCATCGCGTCCACGTTAACCACTCTTGTCGGTTGGAGTTCTCTTTTGATTGCGGATCAAAAAGGATTAAAATCCATCGGAGTTGTGGCTTCGATCGGAATCGCGTCTTCGCTTTTGATCGCCCTAACCTTGGTTCCCGCCGTTCTCGAAATGGTTTATCGGTCCAGAAAGGAAGAAGAAGCGGAATCCAAACCGATCGGATTTGAAGAAGAGGAAACCGATTTCTCCGAAATCGAAATAAAAACGAATTCTCATTTATCGCATTCTCCCAAAAAGAAAGCGGCCAAAAAGAAAACTTCCGCTTCGAAAAAAACGGTTTCTAAAAAGAAAAAAGGATAA
- a CDS encoding ABC transporter substrate-binding protein, with translation MSYPVSSSPEPFSDSYQTINNRYRVVKKIIPILFLIFLIQPLFSQSSTEPNPSASEENATAPTEEAPSAEEQIGSTVKKLIGFIRYKKNDKAISIIHVKQFSSQLLKSSGKIADTDRKEFEEAISEFIIHRSFPIAHKYFDKIDINYEKPVIKGDNATLASSIIWNGSERITFSWILNKIDGTWYVTDFLSEGKYASETNRVKSIEPSIKKNGIKQTIALIKREAKN, from the coding sequence ATGTCGTATCCAGTCAGTTCCTCCCCAGAACCGTTTTCGGATTCATATCAAACTATAAACAACAGGTACCGTGTTGTGAAAAAAATAATCCCAATTCTTTTCCTGATCTTTTTGATTCAACCGCTCTTTTCTCAAAGTTCGACAGAACCCAATCCGTCCGCTTCCGAAGAAAACGCAACCGCCCCGACCGAAGAGGCCCCATCTGCGGAAGAACAAATCGGTTCCACAGTAAAAAAGCTGATCGGGTTTATTCGTTATAAAAAAAACGACAAGGCGATCTCGATCATCCACGTTAAGCAATTCAGCTCTCAGCTTTTAAAAAGCTCCGGTAAGATTGCCGATACCGATAGAAAAGAATTCGAAGAAGCGATTTCAGAATTTATCATTCATCGCAGTTTTCCGATCGCTCACAAATACTTTGACAAGATCGATATCAATTATGAAAAACCGGTCATTAAGGGAGACAATGCAACGCTTGCTTCTTCCATCATCTGGAACGGATCCGAAAGAATTACCTTCTCCTGGATTTTGAACAAGATCGACGGAACCTGGTATGTCACCGATTTTTTGAGCGAGGGGAAATACGCGTCCGAAACCAATCGTGTAAAATCGATCGAACCTTCCATCAAAAAAAATGGCATCAAACAGACCATCGCTCTGATCAAGAGAGAAGCAAAGAATTAA
- a CDS encoding TIGR04282 family arsenosugar biosynthesis glycosyltransferase: protein MNLQNNLILFLRNPVTGWVKTRLAKSLGDQTALAIYEQLLAITQKQIQALDIPIRLYFDSIPKWDFSLWGKATSAHLQTGNDLGEKMENAFLETFSAGAKKAVIIGSDCPDLETKHIREAFFAMDHRDTVIGPAKDGGYYLLGLKSMSSEIFHEISWSTNRVFATTLEKLQLLRKNIWILPILNDIDEPEDLEPYLRSGKLSIDSSFKK from the coding sequence ATGAATCTTCAAAACAACCTAATACTTTTTCTCAGAAATCCCGTGACCGGCTGGGTCAAAACGAGACTGGCCAAAAGTTTGGGCGATCAAACCGCATTGGCGATTTACGAACAACTTTTGGCAATCACCCAAAAACAAATACAGGCGCTGGACATTCCAATCCGACTGTATTTTGATTCCATACCGAAATGGGATTTTTCGCTTTGGGGAAAAGCGACAAGCGCTCATCTTCAAACCGGAAACGACCTCGGCGAAAAAATGGAAAATGCATTTTTAGAAACCTTTTCCGCCGGTGCGAAAAAAGCGGTGATCATCGGAAGCGACTGTCCGGATTTAGAAACAAAACACATTCGAGAAGCCTTCTTTGCCATGGATCATCGGGATACGGTGATCGGCCCTGCAAAGGACGGAGGTTATTATCTTTTAGGTCTCAAATCGATGTCTTCGGAAATTTTTCACGAAATCTCCTGGAGCACCAATCGTGTATTCGCAACTACATTAGAAAAACTGCAATTACTTCGAAAAAACATCTGGATTCTCCCTATTTTAAACGATATCGACGAACCCGAGGACTTGGAACCTTATCTCCGATCCGGGAAACTCAGCATCGACTCTTCTTTTAAAAAATAG
- a CDS encoding sterol desaturase family protein, with product MEINLVTIAIPFFFLLIFMEMGFSAYHKRKHYRLNDSINDLSTGTVSQVFGVFTKTITLTAYIYIYQNYRIFNLPSWPAEAMSIFPAGALGLTSVTWAWILVVGVWILCFIGYDLAYYWNHRLSHEVNFLWAGHVVHHQSEEYNLTVALRQASLHGLFTWVFYLPLALIGFSPVILLLNGQLSLIYQFWIHTKAVGKLPRWYEAIFNTPSHHRVHHGINPKYIDRNHAGTLILFDKLFGTFEPESEEPVYGTVKPLQSFNPVWANLHYWWEMIELAWKCTRWSDKIKVFFAMPGWRPQELGGQYPIPEVSPKTFRKYDIELPKGLNIYSLVWFILSVVLAFGMLVKVNSLPWFNISVISAITMISLITIGGILERKRWSLFMEPIRMVTLIAGAYALSSSLNVTLGVIALGVISTIWFLSYRSFFAVSQEANSMQEILRRTA from the coding sequence ATGGAAATCAATCTGGTTACGATCGCAATTCCATTCTTCTTTTTACTCATTTTTATGGAAATGGGATTTTCTGCGTATCACAAACGAAAACACTATCGGCTCAACGACTCGATCAACGACCTTTCTACGGGAACCGTAAGTCAAGTGTTTGGAGTTTTTACAAAAACGATCACTCTGACGGCGTATATTTATATCTATCAGAATTATAGAATTTTCAATCTCCCCTCCTGGCCGGCAGAAGCGATGTCCATCTTTCCGGCGGGCGCCCTCGGGTTGACCTCCGTTACCTGGGCTTGGATCCTCGTGGTCGGAGTTTGGATCTTGTGTTTTATAGGATACGATCTGGCTTATTATTGGAATCACCGCTTGAGTCACGAGGTAAATTTTCTTTGGGCGGGACACGTTGTGCACCATCAAAGTGAGGAATACAATCTGACGGTTGCATTGAGACAGGCCAGTCTTCACGGACTTTTTACCTGGGTTTTTTATCTCCCGTTGGCTTTGATCGGATTTTCACCGGTCATTTTGCTTCTCAACGGACAACTCAGCCTGATCTATCAATTCTGGATTCATACAAAAGCGGTGGGTAAACTCCCTCGTTGGTACGAAGCGATTTTCAATACTCCTTCCCATCATAGGGTTCACCACGGAATCAATCCGAAATACATCGATCGAAATCACGCAGGAACTCTGATTTTATTTGACAAATTGTTTGGTACCTTCGAACCGGAAAGCGAAGAACCCGTTTACGGAACCGTAAAACCTCTCCAGAGTTTCAACCCGGTTTGGGCAAATCTTCATTACTGGTGGGAAATGATCGAACTCGCTTGGAAATGCACTCGCTGGTCCGATAAAATCAAAGTATTTTTCGCGATGCCGGGCTGGAGACCTCAGGAACTTGGAGGTCAATATCCGATTCCGGAAGTATCTCCAAAAACATTCCGAAAATATGATATAGAACTTCCCAAAGGTTTGAATATCTATTCTTTGGTTTGGTTTATCCTCTCCGTTGTTCTGGCTTTCGGAATGCTCGTAAAAGTAAACTCTCTTCCTTGGTTTAACATCAGCGTGATCAGCGCCATTACGATGATCTCGCTGATTACGATCGGAGGAATTTTGGAAAGAAAACGCTGGTCTCTTTTTATGGAACCGATTCGCATGGTGACTTTGATTGCGGGAGCATACGCGCTTTCCAGCTCTCTCAACGTAACACTGGGTGTGATCGCTCTGGGTGTGATTTCTACGATTTGGTTTTTGAGTTATCGTTCCTTTTTTGCGGTTTCTCAAGAAGCCAATTCGATGCAGGAAATTTTAAGAAGAACCGCCTAA